In Columba livia isolate bColLiv1 breed racing homer chromosome 20, bColLiv1.pat.W.v2, whole genome shotgun sequence, a genomic segment contains:
- the LOC102085101 gene encoding nuclear envelope pore membrane protein POM 121C isoform X1, whose amino-acid sequence MAGAGPGAGLGGRRGAALALSLSLAVALALASLLLLRGALLGAAALGAAGAWCAMRPGPPAPRPPAKAAANGGPAAASGRPGRAPPRRFGLGASPQAPRRRYPLPQARSAVSVCPPAARWEGSSPRSAPWARRAAPLRSPVTVRIARPAAGMARSPALEQLISPVAFPANSSPDPCAKETVLNAIKESRKRAVEQEEEEEEQAFGNNQESKRRRHDSSGSGHSAFEPLVANGAPASLIPKPGSLKRGLVSHCPDDGSSKRSRTSSVSSLNNTYTGGIPSSIRNAIASSYSSSRGLVQLRKRRGMSVSPLSSPASSRPQTPEWPLKKAREEELHRSNTSTPVKSDKELQPEKAVETPVRKKQNSLSPPSGSSGKRKRKIQLLSSRRGDQLALPPPPQLGYTITSEDLDAEKKAALQWFNKVLEDKAADVAPSTTAETPPASRLLVFPVTAPGPAPASTAPAPAGTPSLLDSLKKMQSSSAAPTPAESAGAAVAPQPPSLAAQPPVPAVSLESSAPPATSADTKPVPVLSQAAPAAPPAMGAQTPSSLAPPAFPELGPTPSKPPTFPKPSILFGIANTAPASQAATTATAAAPTTTTAAPTTAPVFKPIFGALPKSESAAACTAVVSPAVTMSASSGPSSTSSTTTMFKPIFGSVTTAASSPAKASPFAFKPLSQPASAAELPAASTATLAGFTGLPNVIFTTAATTATTQSSSTDATIKPVFSFGLNPPASTGPVASPAVTTATSTAVSQPFLFGGAASSAPSTETTFATPGPVFQFGKPPSATVTATTSVPGGPAFGQGPTNSAAPTTTVGFSLFPGTTLTSSTPATTGQATLTFGSSLSAFGSSFSTSAKPPPPYPSAATQSAFSAGAAESQPPASKPAAGPVSFGPPFSFGAPTAQPAAQPAFGSGAQPTFGTTSAQGSFGTPSTQAAFGTTTSVFSFGTATSTTTTFGSTTQTTSSSSTGTTVFGTTPSPFTFGAAAQPGPSGSTFGIGTPALSSGSPAVGFSFGAGQSGTAPATTPFGSSLAQNQSTPFAFAVPSTPDNKPVFGGAPAPTFGQSTPVPGAVGSGGSGISFGTPSTPASAFGGVGASFGSSTPAFSIGAGSKTGARQRLQARRQHTRKK is encoded by the exons AtggcgggggccgggccgggcgcggGGCTCGGGGGGCGGCGTGGCGCGGCGCTggccctgtccctgtccctggccGTGGCGCTCGCCCTGgcctcgctgctgctgctgcggggcGCGCTGCTgggggcggcggcgctgggcgCGGCGGGGGCCTGGTGCGCGATGCGGCCCGGGCCGCCCGCGCCGCGCCCGCCCGCCAAAGCCGCCGCTAACGGAGGCCCGGCCGCCGCCTCGGGCCGGCCCGGGAgggccccgccgcgccgcttCGGCCTCGG GGCCTCGCCGCAGGCCCCGCGGCGCCGGTACCCGCTGCCGCAGGCCCGGAGCgccgtgtccgtgtgtccgcCCGCCGCCCGCTGGGAGGGCTCCTCGCCCCGGAGCGCGCCCTGGGCCCGCCGGGCCGCGCCGCTCCGCAGCCCCGTCACCGTGAGGATCGCCCGGCCGGCCGCCGGCATGGCCCGATCCCCCGC CCTGGAGCAGCTGATCTCACCCGTGGCCTTCCCGGCCAACAGCAGCCCAGACCCATGTGCAAAAGAGACTGTGCTGAATGCCATCaaagagagcaggaaaagggctgtggagcaggaggaggaggaggaggagcaggctTTTGGGAACAATCAGGAGAGCAAGAGAAG GCGCCACGACAGCAGTGGCAGCGGGCACTCGGCATTTGAGCCGCTGGTGGCCAACGGTGCCCCCGCCTCGCTCATCCCCAA GCCTGGCTCTCTGAAGAGGGGCCTCGTCTCGCACTGCCCCGATGATGGCTCCAGCAAGAGGTCCCGCACCTCTTCCGTGAGCTCCCTCAACAACACATACACTGGCGGGATCCCCAGCTCCATCCGCAATGCCATCGCCAGCTCCTACAGCTCCAGCCGCGGCCTCGTGCAG CTGCGGAAAAGAAGGGGCATGAGCGTGTCCCCCCTGTCCAGCCCAGCGTCCTCCCGCCCCCAGACACCCGAGTGGCCTCTCAAGAAAGCCAG GGAAGAGGAGTTACATCGCTCCAACACCTCCACGCCGGTGAAATCGGACAAGGAGCTGCAGCCAGAGAAAG CGGTGGAGACGCCTGTGCGGAAGAAGCAGAATTCCCTGAGTCCGCCGTCGGGGAGCAGTGGGAAGCGCAAGCGCAAGATCCAGTTGCTGTCGTCTCGCCGGGGGGACCAGCTGGCACTG cccccgccgccgcagctGGGCTACACCATCACCTCGGAGGACCTGGACGCGGAGAAGAAGGCAGCGTTGCAGTGGTTCAACAAAGTCTTGGAGGATAAGGCTG CAGATGTGGCCCCCAGCACCACTGCAGAGACTCCACCCGCGTCCAGGCTGCTGGTGTTCCCTGTGACCGCCCCAGGACCTGCACCGGCCTCGACGGCTCCTGCCCCGGCTGGCACCCCCTCGCTGCTGGACAGCCTGAAGAAGATGCAGAGCAGCTCAGCCGCCCCCACGCCggcag AATCTGCTGGAGCTGCGGTAGCCCCTCAGCCGCCTTCGTTGGCCGCACAGCCCCCGGTTCCTGCTGTGTCACTGGAGTCGAGCGCTCCGCCTGCCACCTCTGCCGACACCAAACCTGTGCCCGTGCTGAGCCaggctgcccctgctgccccccctgccatgggggCGCAGACCCCCAGCAGCCTGGCACCTCCTGCCTTCCCGGAGCTGGGCCCAACCCCCAGCAAACCTCCCACCTTCCCCAAGCCGAGCATCCTCTTTGGGATCGCGAACACCGCTCCTGCCAGCCAGGCGGCAACGACCGCGACTGCTGCTGCGCCCACCACAACCACTGCTGCGCCCACCACAGCCCCCGTCTTCAAACCCATCTTTGGCGCTTTGCCAAAAAGCGAGAGTGCAGCAGCCTGCACGGCTGTCGTCtcccctgctgtcaccatgtCTGCAAGCTCAGGGCCCTCCTCGACAtcctccaccaccaccatgtTCAAGCCCATCTTCGGCAGCGTCACCACCGCAGCTTCGTCTCCAGCCAAGGCCTCTCCTTTCGCCTTCAAGCCCCTGTCGCAGCCGGCCTCAGCCGCAGAGCTGCCAGCCGCCTCCACGGCCACCCTGGCAGGATTCACAGGTCTCCCTAATGTCATCTTCACCACCGCAGCTACAACTGCCACCACGCAGAGTTCCTCCACAGATGCCACCATTAAACCTGTCTTCAGCTTTGGACTCAACCCACCCGCCTCCACCGGCCCTGTCGCCAGCCCGGCCGTCACCACTGCCACATCCACTGCCGTGTCACAGCCTTTCCTGTTCGGCGGTGCGGCCAGCTCGGCTCCCAGCACAGAAACCACCTTTGCCACCCCGGggcctgtgttccagtttggaAAGCCACCTTCGGCCACAGTCACTGCCACCACCAGTGTCCCAGGAGGCCCTGCCTTTGGCCAAGGACCTACAAACTCAGCAGCTCCTACCACCACCGTGGGCTTTAGCCTATTTCCGGGCACCACGCTGACCTCTTCCACCCCAGCCACCACGGGTCAAGCCACGTTGACATTTGGCTCCTCCCTTTCAGCTTTTGGCAGCTCCTTCAGCACCAGCGCGAAGCCGCCACCGCCGTACCCCAGCGCAGCGACTCAGTCGGCGTTCAGCGCCGGGGCTGCCGAGAGCCAGCCGCCCGCCAGCAAACCCGCTGCCGGCCCTGTCAGCTTTGGCCCTCCCTTCAGTTTTGgggcccccacagcccagccggCGGCTCAGCCGGCGTTTGGCAGCGGTGCTCAGCCAACCTTCGGCACAACCAGCGCCCAGGGCTCCTTcggcacccccagcacccaggcGGCGTTCGGCACCACCACGTCGGTCTTCTCCTTCGGGACAGccacctccaccaccaccaccttcgGTTCCACCACCCagaccaccagcagcagcagcactggcaccaCCGTTTTCGGCACCACCCCTTCTCCTTTCACCTTCGGGGCAGCTGCCCAGCCAGGCCCCTCTGGCAGCACCTTCGGGATCGGCacccctgccctgagcagcggCTCCCCGGCCGTGGGGTTCAGCTTTGGGGCCGGGCAGAGCGGGACAGCCCCGGCAACGACACCATTTGGCTCTTCACTGGCGCAGAATCAGAGCACGCCCTTCGCCTTCGCCGTGCCCAGCACGCCCGACAACAAGCCTGTGTTCGGAG GAGCCCCTGCGCCCACCTTTGGGCAGAGCACACCCGTGCCGGGGGCGGTgggcagcggcggcagcggcaTTTCCTTCGGGACACCCAGCACCCCGGCCTCGGCCTTTGGGGGAGTCGGCGCTTCCTTCG GTTCGTCCACCCCCGCCTTCTCCATCGGGGCAGGCTCCAAGACGGGCGCTCGCCAGCGGCTGCAGGCGCGGAGACAACACACCCGCAAAAAGTGA
- the LOC102085101 gene encoding nuclear envelope pore membrane protein POM 121C isoform X2 yields the protein MAGAGPGAGLGGRRGAALALSLSLAVALALASLLLLRGALLGAAALGAAGAWCAMRPGPPAPRPPAKAAANGGPAAASGRPGRAPPRRFGLGASPQAPRRRYPLPQARSAVSVCPPAARWEGSSPRSAPWARRAAPLRSPVTVRIARPAAGMARSPALEQLISPVAFPANSSPDPCAKETVLNAIKESRKRAVEQEEEEEEQAFGNNQESKRRRHDSSGSGHSAFEPLVANGAPASLIPKPGSLKRGLVSHCPDDGSSKRSRTSSVSSLNNTYTGGIPSSIRNAIASSYSSSRGLVQLRKRRGMSVSPLSSPASSRPQTPEWPLKKAREEELHRSNTSTPVKSDKELQPEKAVETPVRKKQNSLSPPSGSSGKRKRKIQLLSSRRGDQLALPPPPQLGYTITSEDLDAEKKAALQWFNKVLEDKADVAPSTTAETPPASRLLVFPVTAPGPAPASTAPAPAGTPSLLDSLKKMQSSSAAPTPAESAGAAVAPQPPSLAAQPPVPAVSLESSAPPATSADTKPVPVLSQAAPAAPPAMGAQTPSSLAPPAFPELGPTPSKPPTFPKPSILFGIANTAPASQAATTATAAAPTTTTAAPTTAPVFKPIFGALPKSESAAACTAVVSPAVTMSASSGPSSTSSTTTMFKPIFGSVTTAASSPAKASPFAFKPLSQPASAAELPAASTATLAGFTGLPNVIFTTAATTATTQSSSTDATIKPVFSFGLNPPASTGPVASPAVTTATSTAVSQPFLFGGAASSAPSTETTFATPGPVFQFGKPPSATVTATTSVPGGPAFGQGPTNSAAPTTTVGFSLFPGTTLTSSTPATTGQATLTFGSSLSAFGSSFSTSAKPPPPYPSAATQSAFSAGAAESQPPASKPAAGPVSFGPPFSFGAPTAQPAAQPAFGSGAQPTFGTTSAQGSFGTPSTQAAFGTTTSVFSFGTATSTTTTFGSTTQTTSSSSTGTTVFGTTPSPFTFGAAAQPGPSGSTFGIGTPALSSGSPAVGFSFGAGQSGTAPATTPFGSSLAQNQSTPFAFAVPSTPDNKPVFGGAPAPTFGQSTPVPGAVGSGGSGISFGTPSTPASAFGGVGASFGSSTPAFSIGAGSKTGARQRLQARRQHTRKK from the exons AtggcgggggccgggccgggcgcggGGCTCGGGGGGCGGCGTGGCGCGGCGCTggccctgtccctgtccctggccGTGGCGCTCGCCCTGgcctcgctgctgctgctgcggggcGCGCTGCTgggggcggcggcgctgggcgCGGCGGGGGCCTGGTGCGCGATGCGGCCCGGGCCGCCCGCGCCGCGCCCGCCCGCCAAAGCCGCCGCTAACGGAGGCCCGGCCGCCGCCTCGGGCCGGCCCGGGAgggccccgccgcgccgcttCGGCCTCGG GGCCTCGCCGCAGGCCCCGCGGCGCCGGTACCCGCTGCCGCAGGCCCGGAGCgccgtgtccgtgtgtccgcCCGCCGCCCGCTGGGAGGGCTCCTCGCCCCGGAGCGCGCCCTGGGCCCGCCGGGCCGCGCCGCTCCGCAGCCCCGTCACCGTGAGGATCGCCCGGCCGGCCGCCGGCATGGCCCGATCCCCCGC CCTGGAGCAGCTGATCTCACCCGTGGCCTTCCCGGCCAACAGCAGCCCAGACCCATGTGCAAAAGAGACTGTGCTGAATGCCATCaaagagagcaggaaaagggctgtggagcaggaggaggaggaggaggagcaggctTTTGGGAACAATCAGGAGAGCAAGAGAAG GCGCCACGACAGCAGTGGCAGCGGGCACTCGGCATTTGAGCCGCTGGTGGCCAACGGTGCCCCCGCCTCGCTCATCCCCAA GCCTGGCTCTCTGAAGAGGGGCCTCGTCTCGCACTGCCCCGATGATGGCTCCAGCAAGAGGTCCCGCACCTCTTCCGTGAGCTCCCTCAACAACACATACACTGGCGGGATCCCCAGCTCCATCCGCAATGCCATCGCCAGCTCCTACAGCTCCAGCCGCGGCCTCGTGCAG CTGCGGAAAAGAAGGGGCATGAGCGTGTCCCCCCTGTCCAGCCCAGCGTCCTCCCGCCCCCAGACACCCGAGTGGCCTCTCAAGAAAGCCAG GGAAGAGGAGTTACATCGCTCCAACACCTCCACGCCGGTGAAATCGGACAAGGAGCTGCAGCCAGAGAAAG CGGTGGAGACGCCTGTGCGGAAGAAGCAGAATTCCCTGAGTCCGCCGTCGGGGAGCAGTGGGAAGCGCAAGCGCAAGATCCAGTTGCTGTCGTCTCGCCGGGGGGACCAGCTGGCACTG cccccgccgccgcagctGGGCTACACCATCACCTCGGAGGACCTGGACGCGGAGAAGAAGGCAGCGTTGCAGTGGTTCAACAAAGTCTTGGAGGATAAGGCTG ATGTGGCCCCCAGCACCACTGCAGAGACTCCACCCGCGTCCAGGCTGCTGGTGTTCCCTGTGACCGCCCCAGGACCTGCACCGGCCTCGACGGCTCCTGCCCCGGCTGGCACCCCCTCGCTGCTGGACAGCCTGAAGAAGATGCAGAGCAGCTCAGCCGCCCCCACGCCggcag AATCTGCTGGAGCTGCGGTAGCCCCTCAGCCGCCTTCGTTGGCCGCACAGCCCCCGGTTCCTGCTGTGTCACTGGAGTCGAGCGCTCCGCCTGCCACCTCTGCCGACACCAAACCTGTGCCCGTGCTGAGCCaggctgcccctgctgccccccctgccatgggggCGCAGACCCCCAGCAGCCTGGCACCTCCTGCCTTCCCGGAGCTGGGCCCAACCCCCAGCAAACCTCCCACCTTCCCCAAGCCGAGCATCCTCTTTGGGATCGCGAACACCGCTCCTGCCAGCCAGGCGGCAACGACCGCGACTGCTGCTGCGCCCACCACAACCACTGCTGCGCCCACCACAGCCCCCGTCTTCAAACCCATCTTTGGCGCTTTGCCAAAAAGCGAGAGTGCAGCAGCCTGCACGGCTGTCGTCtcccctgctgtcaccatgtCTGCAAGCTCAGGGCCCTCCTCGACAtcctccaccaccaccatgtTCAAGCCCATCTTCGGCAGCGTCACCACCGCAGCTTCGTCTCCAGCCAAGGCCTCTCCTTTCGCCTTCAAGCCCCTGTCGCAGCCGGCCTCAGCCGCAGAGCTGCCAGCCGCCTCCACGGCCACCCTGGCAGGATTCACAGGTCTCCCTAATGTCATCTTCACCACCGCAGCTACAACTGCCACCACGCAGAGTTCCTCCACAGATGCCACCATTAAACCTGTCTTCAGCTTTGGACTCAACCCACCCGCCTCCACCGGCCCTGTCGCCAGCCCGGCCGTCACCACTGCCACATCCACTGCCGTGTCACAGCCTTTCCTGTTCGGCGGTGCGGCCAGCTCGGCTCCCAGCACAGAAACCACCTTTGCCACCCCGGggcctgtgttccagtttggaAAGCCACCTTCGGCCACAGTCACTGCCACCACCAGTGTCCCAGGAGGCCCTGCCTTTGGCCAAGGACCTACAAACTCAGCAGCTCCTACCACCACCGTGGGCTTTAGCCTATTTCCGGGCACCACGCTGACCTCTTCCACCCCAGCCACCACGGGTCAAGCCACGTTGACATTTGGCTCCTCCCTTTCAGCTTTTGGCAGCTCCTTCAGCACCAGCGCGAAGCCGCCACCGCCGTACCCCAGCGCAGCGACTCAGTCGGCGTTCAGCGCCGGGGCTGCCGAGAGCCAGCCGCCCGCCAGCAAACCCGCTGCCGGCCCTGTCAGCTTTGGCCCTCCCTTCAGTTTTGgggcccccacagcccagccggCGGCTCAGCCGGCGTTTGGCAGCGGTGCTCAGCCAACCTTCGGCACAACCAGCGCCCAGGGCTCCTTcggcacccccagcacccaggcGGCGTTCGGCACCACCACGTCGGTCTTCTCCTTCGGGACAGccacctccaccaccaccaccttcgGTTCCACCACCCagaccaccagcagcagcagcactggcaccaCCGTTTTCGGCACCACCCCTTCTCCTTTCACCTTCGGGGCAGCTGCCCAGCCAGGCCCCTCTGGCAGCACCTTCGGGATCGGCacccctgccctgagcagcggCTCCCCGGCCGTGGGGTTCAGCTTTGGGGCCGGGCAGAGCGGGACAGCCCCGGCAACGACACCATTTGGCTCTTCACTGGCGCAGAATCAGAGCACGCCCTTCGCCTTCGCCGTGCCCAGCACGCCCGACAACAAGCCTGTGTTCGGAG GAGCCCCTGCGCCCACCTTTGGGCAGAGCACACCCGTGCCGGGGGCGGTgggcagcggcggcagcggcaTTTCCTTCGGGACACCCAGCACCCCGGCCTCGGCCTTTGGGGGAGTCGGCGCTTCCTTCG GTTCGTCCACCCCCGCCTTCTCCATCGGGGCAGGCTCCAAGACGGGCGCTCGCCAGCGGCTGCAGGCGCGGAGACAACACACCCGCAAAAAGTGA